The Pecten maximus chromosome 14, xPecMax1.1, whole genome shotgun sequence genome includes a region encoding these proteins:
- the LOC117342730 gene encoding leucine-rich repeat-containing G-protein coupled receptor 5-like, whose translation MAMLSLCLLLSLCFGTAFSVSCCSSVCECESHVISCESKSLVDIPICTPAEVIGLTEMRLAKNMIPSSMTFSRIPDSIKILDLSRNRIDTLNIDKIRYSIESLDLSGNQLVTVPTLTKLPSLHNLVLTSNPIPSDDHGYPEAIFRQLGTNLTSLHIGHPQTFQAFPRTISTHLPKLATLEINGAHPRFGNLPPTAFTAFELVLQHLYIRNTHLYAVPLTLRRLRNLRELYFEGNPIQDYGLLPEAFSGLNSLELLSLKNDSLTTFPAIVDNLSENLKTLILDNNRLLFIRENALNMVNMSNIKNLYLRGCQLDRIPGAMADDSGTYLQELKVLDLSDNNIQSIDRNDLHDLKQLTNISFSGNPLAYVSTLAFKNLPNLAYIDFSTTSLKVIPMAVTNIQRAELDIDLTNTDVECVCELACFEKYYQQFRVHVHGDCETVSVKLTRYLQETIPRCPNYGSTTFPNCTNSL comes from the coding sequence ATGGCGATGCTTTCTTTGTGCCTGTTGCTGAGTCTGTGTTTCGGGACAGCTTTCAGCGTTTCCTGCTGCTCGAGCGTGTGTGAGTGTGAGTCCCACGTGATATCTTGTGAATCCAAATCTCTAGTCGACATTCCGATTTGTACACCCGCTGAAGTAATCGGACTCACGGAAATGCGACTTGCGAAGAACATGATACCATCAAGCATGACATTTAGTCGAATCCCTGACTCTATCAAGATCCTAGATCTTTCCCGTAACAGAATCGACACcctaaatattgataaaatcagataTAGCATTGAATCGTTGGACCTGAGCGGTAATCAGTTGGTGACCGTTCCCACGTTGACCAAGCTACCCTCTCTACACAATCTTGTCCTGACGTCAAACCCAATCCCCTCCGATGATCATGGATATCCCGAGGCCATCTTCCGACAGCTTGGAACCAATCTCACATCACTTCACATCGGACATCCGCAGACTTTCCAGGCTTTCCCTCGCACGATCAGCACCCATCTTCCTAAACTTGCGACGCTTGAGATCAACGGCGCTCATCCTAGATTCGGCAATCTGCCGCCAACGGCATTCACAGCTTTCGAGTTGGTTCTTCAACATCTTTACATTCGGAACACACACCTTTACGCGGTCCCTCTAACATTAAGAAGACTTCGGAACTTGCGGGAACTTTACTTCGAGGGGAACCCCATTCAGGACTATGGGCTGCTACCGGAAGCGTTTAGTGGCCTCAACAGCCTGGAACTGCTGTCGTTGAAAAACGATAGCCTGACAACATTCCCTGCTATTGTCGACAATCTCAGCGAAAATTTAAAAACACTTATACTTGACAATAATAGACTACTATTCATACGCGAAAACGCTCTAAACATGGTGAACATGAGCAACATTAAAAATTTGTACCTCCGCGGATGTCAGCTGGACAGAATCCCCGGAGCTATGGCCGATGATAGTGGAACCTACCTTCAGGAACTTAAAGTTCTTGATTTGTCCGACAACAATATTCAAAGCATCGACCGAAATGACCTTCACGATTTGAAACAACTTACAAATATCTCGTTTAGTGGGAATCCGCTTGCTTATGTTTCGACATTAGCGTTCAAAAATCTCCCAAATTTGGCTTATATTGATTTCAGCACTACAAGCCTCAAAGTAATTCCCATGGCGGTGACCAATATACAGAGAGCGGAACTTGATATTGACTTAACAAACACAGATGTCGAATGTGTTTGTGAGCTAGCCTGTTTCGAGAAGTATTACCAGCAGTTTCGAGTTCACGTACATGGCGATTGCGAAACTGTCAGTGTCAAACTGACACGTTACCTCCAGGAAACTATTCCGCGCTGCCCGAACTACGGTTCTACCACCTTCccaaattgtacaaattctCTTTAA